A single Pelotomaculum isophthalicicum JI DNA region contains:
- a CDS encoding D-alanyl-D-alanine carboxypeptidase family protein: MFILRKKALIGLMVFVLLAGLPVGQVAATASGTLGAENTAWEVAAPAVPETTAVAAVLLEPTTNKIIYEKEPNKRLPMASVTKLMTLLLASEAVEQGKFKLTDKVVTSENAWEMGGSQVYLEPGEEMSLWDMLLAIGLQSANDASVAVAEHIAGSEEAFVQAMNDKAKELGLANTNFVNCHGLTADNHYTSAYDMAVILKEGLKYPLFRQITSMKESELRGGAFKLWNTNKLLWWYNGADAGKTGWTEAAKYCLASSAERDGLRIICVVLGTPEPGSHFRESTKLLDYGFARYKAVKIAEQGANVGTIKVGKGQVDQVEAQTAEKVSVVALKGEEKGFESRVEVPDHLSAPVRKGQVVGAYVVTKGGQEVKRVNLVAGSDVLKATMIQQMKRVIDQVF; the protein is encoded by the coding sequence ATGTTTATCTTGCGGAAAAAAGCCTTGATCGGTTTAATGGTTTTTGTATTGCTTGCTGGTCTGCCAGTGGGTCAAGTTGCCGCTACGGCTTCCGGAACCCTTGGCGCGGAAAATACAGCGTGGGAGGTTGCCGCGCCTGCCGTTCCGGAAACGACTGCCGTGGCGGCGGTGCTTTTGGAGCCCACGACCAACAAGATTATTTATGAAAAGGAACCGAATAAGCGCCTGCCGATGGCCAGCGTTACGAAATTAATGACTTTATTGCTGGCGTCGGAAGCAGTGGAACAAGGCAAGTTTAAGCTTACCGATAAGGTTGTCACTAGTGAAAACGCCTGGGAAATGGGCGGTTCACAGGTTTATCTCGAGCCGGGTGAGGAAATGAGTCTTTGGGATATGCTCTTGGCAATCGGTTTACAGTCGGCAAATGACGCCAGTGTGGCTGTTGCGGAACATATAGCGGGCAGTGAAGAGGCTTTTGTCCAGGCTATGAACGATAAAGCCAAAGAGTTGGGCCTGGCGAACACTAATTTTGTCAACTGCCATGGTTTGACTGCTGACAACCATTATACCAGCGCCTACGACATGGCTGTTATTTTAAAGGAAGGTTTAAAATATCCGTTGTTCCGGCAAATAACCTCCATGAAAGAATCGGAATTAAGAGGCGGGGCGTTCAAGCTTTGGAACACGAACAAGCTGTTATGGTGGTACAATGGAGCAGACGCCGGTAAAACCGGCTGGACGGAAGCGGCGAAATACTGCTTGGCTTCCTCGGCGGAAAGGGACGGTTTGAGGATAATCTGCGTAGTATTGGGCACGCCGGAACCGGGAAGCCATTTCCGTGAGTCGACAAAACTGCTGGATTACGGGTTCGCCAGGTATAAAGCGGTAAAAATTGCCGAACAGGGCGCTAATGTGGGCACTATTAAAGTAGGCAAGGGGCAAGTGGACCAGGTGGAAGCTCAAACTGCTGAAAAAGTTAGCGTAGTGGCTCTTAAGGGAGAAGAAAAGGGCTTTGAATCAAGAGTCGAGGTTCCTGACCACCTGAGCGCTCCTGTGCGAAAGGGGCAGGTAGTGGGAGCTTATGTTGTCACCAAGGGCGGCCAGGAGGTCAAGCGGGTTAATTTGGTGGCCGGCAGCGATGTTCTCAAAGCAACTATGATACAACAGATGAAACGGGTTATTGATCAGGTTTTCTAA
- a CDS encoding pyrimidine-nucleoside phosphorylase, whose product MRFVDLINKKKQGGNLTRDEIHFIVEGYTAGTIPDYQMSALLMAICFKGMDKREIADLTLAYVNSGDQIDLAEIEGIKVDKHSTGGVGDKVSLIIIPLVASAGVHVAKMSGRGLGHTGGTIDKLESIDGFKTELTRDEFIHNVNTYKMAIAGQSANLTPADKKIYALRDVTATVDSVPLIAASVMSKKIASGADAVVLDVKVGSGAFMKSLAEAKELAETMVEIGKSLNRKTIAIVTDMSQPLGREVGNANEVKEVIEVLEGRGAPDLTIVSLTIAAHMAVLGGAYPDFDKAYTALELVIKTGKAVEKLKQLVKIQGGNPDVIENPEKLPQAKYHFEVKATESGYVTAINAEAVGVSAMLLGAGRKKKDDQIAHAAGLTMVKKIGDKVNKGDTICILHTDMENCEEAENMVKSAYYFSDNEPQPINYIYEVIQ is encoded by the coding sequence TTGCGATTCGTTGACCTTATTAACAAAAAGAAACAAGGCGGCAATCTAACCCGGGATGAGATTCATTTTATCGTTGAAGGATATACCGCCGGGACTATACCTGACTATCAAATGTCGGCCTTGCTCATGGCGATATGTTTTAAAGGCATGGACAAAAGAGAGATCGCGGACCTCACTCTCGCCTACGTTAATTCGGGAGATCAGATAGATTTGGCGGAAATCGAAGGGATTAAAGTTGACAAGCACTCGACCGGCGGAGTGGGAGACAAGGTAAGCTTGATTATTATCCCGCTGGTTGCTTCGGCAGGTGTCCACGTGGCCAAGATGTCCGGCAGAGGATTGGGACACACGGGAGGGACTATTGATAAGCTGGAATCTATTGATGGCTTTAAAACAGAGCTGACCAGGGACGAATTCATCCATAACGTGAATACCTACAAAATGGCCATAGCGGGCCAGAGCGCCAACTTGACACCTGCGGATAAGAAAATATACGCATTGAGGGACGTTACCGCCACTGTGGATAGTGTTCCCTTAATCGCCGCGTCGGTAATGAGCAAGAAGATTGCTTCCGGGGCTGACGCCGTGGTATTGGACGTTAAAGTCGGGTCCGGAGCTTTTATGAAATCTCTGGCTGAAGCCAAAGAACTGGCGGAAACGATGGTTGAGATAGGTAAATCTCTGAACAGAAAGACAATAGCTATTGTTACCGATATGAGCCAACCGCTGGGGCGCGAGGTCGGCAATGCGAACGAAGTTAAAGAAGTTATTGAAGTATTGGAAGGCAGGGGCGCTCCCGACCTGACTATTGTTTCTCTTACCATAGCCGCGCATATGGCAGTGTTGGGTGGGGCTTACCCGGACTTTGACAAGGCATATACTGCTTTGGAACTTGTTATCAAAACCGGTAAAGCTGTTGAAAAGCTGAAGCAACTTGTCAAAATTCAGGGCGGCAACCCTGACGTTATTGAAAACCCTGAAAAACTGCCGCAGGCAAAATATCATTTTGAGGTTAAAGCCACAGAATCAGGGTATGTGACGGCTATCAACGCTGAAGCAGTTGGAGTGTCGGCGATGCTGCTGGGGGCGGGACGAAAGAAGAAGGATGACCAGATAGCGCACGCCGCGGGCTTGACAATGGTCAAGAAGATAGGGGATAAAGTCAATAAAGGCGATACTATTTGCATTTTGCACACGGACATGGAAAATTGTGAAGAAGCTGAAAATATGGTAAAAAGCGCATACTACTTTAGTGATAATGAACCGCAGCCAATAAATTACATATATGAAGTAATCCAATAA
- the spoIIAA gene encoding anti-sigma F factor antagonist yields MDFISIHLMIIDEEVVLVRLELEQLQDTLIARLSGDLDLGVADNLRNTLDEALDNQPVKNIILNLAGVSFIDSSVLGVVLGRYKRITKIGGRVCFVEPQPQVRRILELSGLLRIMDEFPGEAAALENIG; encoded by the coding sequence ATGGATTTTATATCAATTCACTTAATGATTATCGATGAAGAGGTGGTGCTTGTGCGTTTGGAACTTGAGCAATTACAAGATACATTAATCGCACGGCTAAGCGGGGATCTAGACCTGGGTGTGGCCGATAACCTGCGGAATACTTTAGATGAAGCCCTTGACAATCAACCAGTTAAAAACATAATTTTAAATCTGGCAGGCGTGTCATTTATTGATAGTTCGGTCTTAGGGGTGGTTCTAGGAAGGTATAAACGAATAACAAAAATAGGCGGCAGGGTTTGTTTCGTAGAACCTCAGCCACAAGTTCGCAGGATTTTGGAACTGTCGGGTTTGCTCCGGATTATGGATGAATTTCCCGGCGAAGCCGCCGCGCTGGAGAATATCGGTTAA
- a CDS encoding phosphopentomutase — MQVKRVLLLIMDSVGVGELPDAVEYGDAGSNTLGNTAKAVGGLNLPNLGRLGLGNIINIEGTPPVQIPAGSYGRMAERSAGKDTTTGHWEMAGIILERPFPVYPDGFPTELIKLYEEKIGRRVLGNKAASGTEIIKELGEKHMETGCPIVYTSADSVFQVAAHEEVIPIEELYSMCRTAREMLVGEHAVGRVIARPFIGEPGSFRRTARRHDYSLKPPGKTVLNLLVENNIQVTAVGKINDIFAGEGISRAVSTTGNVEGIDRTLDLLRSTEEGLIFTNLVDFDMLYGHRNDPRGYAAALAELDRKMPELLGAMREEDVAIITADHGCDPTTPSTDHSREYVPLLVYGKAIKAGVNLGVRETFADVAATVAEIFGLETTVGKSFWTEVR; from the coding sequence GTGCAAGTTAAACGGGTATTATTGCTGATTATGGACAGCGTGGGGGTGGGAGAACTGCCGGACGCGGTGGAATACGGTGATGCCGGAAGCAATACCCTCGGCAATACGGCTAAAGCGGTCGGCGGACTAAATCTGCCTAACCTCGGACGTCTTGGCCTGGGTAATATTATTAATATTGAAGGAACACCCCCGGTCCAAATCCCTGCGGGTTCCTACGGACGCATGGCTGAGCGTTCCGCCGGCAAAGATACCACCACCGGTCACTGGGAAATGGCCGGCATAATCCTGGAGCGGCCTTTTCCGGTATACCCGGATGGTTTTCCAACGGAATTAATCAAACTTTATGAGGAAAAGATCGGGCGGCGGGTGCTTGGCAACAAGGCTGCTTCAGGTACAGAGATAATTAAAGAGTTGGGCGAAAAGCACATGGAAACCGGTTGCCCGATCGTATATACTTCCGCGGACAGCGTTTTCCAGGTTGCCGCCCACGAAGAAGTAATCCCAATAGAGGAACTTTATTCAATGTGCCGGACCGCGCGTGAGATGTTGGTCGGGGAGCATGCCGTCGGCCGGGTAATCGCCAGGCCTTTTATTGGCGAACCAGGCAGTTTCCGCAGGACGGCGCGCAGGCACGATTACTCTTTAAAACCGCCGGGCAAAACTGTTCTGAACCTGCTGGTGGAAAATAATATACAGGTTACTGCTGTGGGCAAGATTAATGATATCTTCGCGGGGGAGGGGATCAGCCGTGCAGTCTCAACCACTGGTAATGTGGAAGGTATTGACCGTACATTAGACCTGCTGCGCTCTACGGAGGAAGGCTTGATCTTCACCAATCTGGTAGACTTTGACATGCTCTACGGGCACCGCAATGATCCGCGGGGATACGCCGCGGCATTGGCGGAGCTGGACCGGAAAATGCCGGAATTGCTCGGCGCCATGCGGGAGGAAGACGTGGCAATCATTACCGCTGACCATGGCTGTGACCCCACCACTCCCAGCACCGACCATTCCAGAGAGTATGTGCCCTTACTGGTTTACGGCAAGGCGATCAAGGCGGGAGTAAATCTTGGTGTGAGAGAGACTTTCGCGGACGTTGCGGCGACAGTGGCTGAAATTTTCGGCCTTGAGACGACAGTTGGCAAGAGCTTCTGGACTGAGGTGAGGTGA